The Chloroflexota bacterium genome includes the window CCTGGCCGCGGCGCTACGATCGGCAGGGATCGCGTACGCGTCCGCGGGCGACGCGCTCGGCGGGCGGCCGTCCGACCCGCGCCTCCGGAGCCCGACTGGACGCCCCGACTATGATCGAATCGCCGCGAGCGACGACTATCAGCGCGGCATCGAGCGGCTGCTCGCCGTGGCTGGGCGCGAGCGCGCCGCGATCCTCTGCAGCGAGGGCGATCCAATGATGTGCCACCGCGAGCGCCTCATCGGCCGCACCCTCCGCCAGCGGGGGTGCGCGGTGCGGCACATCCTTCGCGATGGGAGCATCCTCGCCCAGCATCAACC containing:
- a CDS encoding DUF488 domain-containing protein; the protein is MEIYTIGHSNLELSRFLEILRQHRIVRLIDVRSYPYSKRVVWANASPLAAALRSAGIAYASAGDALGGRPSDPRLRSPTGRPDYDRIAASDDYQRGIERLLAVAGRERAAILCSEGDPMMCHRERLIGRTLRQRGCAVRHILRDGSILAQHQP